DNA from Roseimicrobium sp. ORNL1:
TCGTATCTTGGCCTGCGGCACGGGGTGCTGGGATGGCTCATCGGTAGAAACCGCTTCCATCCAGTAACGACCGAGCAGTCGGATAATGAGGCGTGAGCACCTTACTTTGGCGTCTGAATCTTCAGATGCCGCGCACGGGGAAAGTTCCAGCCCTTGGGCACATCGTGGTAGCCAATCCACAACTCACCAGGGGCGCCTTCGATCACGAAGGGATAGGTGGTGCTTTTCCCACGAGCTACGGCGACCGGAGGCGACCACGTGCTGCCTTCATCTGAGGAGGTGGCCACGTACAGCTCGCGACGATTCTTGGCCTTCTGGTTCCACACCATGGCAATGCGGTCATCGCTCAAGCGCGTCATGTGTCCCGGTGCGGAGGGTGCCTCGATGCTGCCAGCCTTTGCCGCAGTCCAGGTGGTGCCGCTGTCCGTCGAATACGAATCCCAGAACTGCCCACGCGTGGTGCGGATGAGCATCCACACGCGGCCGTCCTTGAGTTCCAGCAGGCTGGGTTCGAGTGCGCCTTCGTGGTCGCCAGCGCCACCGATATCAATCGGCGTGCCGAGAGTCCAGGTCTTGCCGCCATCGGAGGAAATGGACACGCGGCTCACGAGTCTGCCCGGGTCATTCACATAGTGCGAGTAGGGGACCATGATTTTTCCATCCTTGGTCTCGATGGCGCCATTGGTCGCGCCGCTGTAGCCATCGAAGATGGGTTGGGGCGTACTCCACGTCTTGCCGTCATCCGTGCTGCGCGCGGTGTACACATCGCTTTGTGCTTCCGGGGTCGGATTGAGGTCCTTCCACTTCCACGTTTTGAAGGCGAGATAGAAGATGTGAACGGTTCCATCGTTCGTCCGCAGGACTGAGGGATGCGATGCCTGACAGTCCGCATTCCGCGCAATCTCACGTTCTACGGACCACGTCTTGCCGCCGTCCTTGGTCACGCGCGCGGCGATCCATGTCTGGCCTGCCTTTGCGTAGTAGCTGGAGGGCGTGGAGTACACCGCCATCATGGAGCCATCGCTGAGCTTGGTGAGGCCACAACCCAGCAGCACGGTGTCGCCGGGCGCATCGAGCGAGATGTCCGTGCACTGCGGAGCAATCTCCACGGTCTCACCGCTGGCCTTCCACACAGCGCCGGGCTGAACGCCAATCGGCGTTTCCTTCTCCATGGCGAGGACGCGCTCACGGAGAAGACCCGCCACGAGGCGATGGCCTTCGTCGTTGGGGTGCATGCCATCCAGTAGCAGTTTGTCGATCTCGATCTTCCCCTTCTCTGCACGGTCGCGATAGGCGCGCTGCGTGTCGATGAAGGGCACTTCGTTCGCCTGGGCCACCTTTGCCGCAGCCTCGTTGTATTTCACGAGCAGTCCGTTGAAGCCATCCGGGCTGGCTGGGTCATAGGGCGGCTTGCCGTACATTTTCTTGAGCAGCTCGGTCCAGCGCAGGGGATTGGGACCCATCACAATCACACGGGTGCCGGAGCTCTTTAGCGTTTTTACGAAGTACTCCAGGTTCTCCGTGTAACGCTCCAGCTTCACGCGCGGCTCCGTGGCGGGTGGGGTTTTCCACACGTCCACCGCGGAGTCATTGATGCCAAACTGCAGGATCACCAGCTTCGGCTTGTGCGCCAGCACGTCCTTTTCGAACCGCTTCCGCGCCATCTCCGTGGTGTTGCCTCCGATGCCGGCATTGATGATGGTCACATTCTGCAATTCCTCCTGAAGAATCGCGGAGTACACCGTGAGATTGCCACGGGGTGCCGTGGTGGAATCGCCAAAGGCCACGACCGTGACCGGTTCAGCCGCGGGAATGGCATTCGCGAGTAGCGTGGATGCAAGGGCGGCTGCGGTCCAGACCATCAGGTGGCGCGCGGATGAAAGAGGCTGATAGCTCATAGGTCGGTACAAAAAGGAGGTCGACTGGCTTACGGCGATGCCACTGTACGCCCCGAAGAGGGGTTCACTTTCGTTCTGGAAAAACGGCAAACCTGCGTTTCCCCGTTGCATTATGGCCACATCGGGGCGACCGCTACCTTCCCCCTCGCCCACAGCGAGCGGAGGCAGAAAAAAGAGCAGTCATGGTTAAGCTCGAGAGCATCATTTCCGGTGGCCAAACAGCCGCCGATCGCGCCGCATTGGATTGGGCGATTAAAAACAGCATTCCTCACGGCGGCTGGTGTCCCAAAGGCCGCCCTGCCATTGATGGCAGCCTGGACGACAAGTACCAGCTCAAGGAAACGCCCTCGGAAGAGGGCATGGAGCGCATCGAGTGGAACGTGCGCGACGCTGACGCCACTGTCGTCTTCACCATGGCTGAGAAGGCCACGGGTGGCTCGCAAAAGACCCTTTCCATCGCCCGCAAGCTGAAGAAGCCCTGTCTGCATCTCCATCGTGGCATGCTCGCCGCCTCGGAGAAACTGGTGACCTTCCTG
Protein-coding regions in this window:
- a CDS encoding exo-alpha-sialidase, with the protein product MVWTAAALASTLLANAIPAAEPVTVVAFGDSTTAPRGNLTVYSAILQEELQNVTIINAGIGGNTTEMARKRFEKDVLAHKPKLVILQFGINDSAVDVWKTPPATEPRVKLERYTENLEYFVKTLKSSGTRVIVMGPNPLRWTELLKKMYGKPPYDPASPDGFNGLLVKYNEAAAKVAQANEVPFIDTQRAYRDRAEKGKIEIDKLLLDGMHPNDEGHRLVAGLLRERVLAMEKETPIGVQPGAVWKASGETVEIAPQCTDISLDAPGDTVLLGCGLTKLSDGSMMAVYSTPSSYYAKAGQTWIAARVTKDGGKTWSVEREIARNADCQASHPSVLRTNDGTVHIFYLAFKTWKWKDLNPTPEAQSDVYTARSTDDGKTWSTPQPIFDGYSGATNGAIETKDGKIMVPYSHYVNDPGRLVSRVSISSDGGKTWTLGTPIDIGGAGDHEGALEPSLLELKDGRVWMLIRTTRGQFWDSYSTDSGTTWTAAKAGSIEAPSAPGHMTRLSDDRIAMVWNQKAKNRRELYVATSSDEGSTWSPPVAVARGKSTTYPFVIEGAPGELWIGYHDVPKGWNFPRARHLKIQTPK
- a CDS encoding putative molybdenum carrier protein; protein product: MVKLESIISGGQTAADRAALDWAIKNSIPHGGWCPKGRPAIDGSLDDKYQLKETPSEEGMERIEWNVRDADATVVFTMAEKATGGSQKTLSIARKLKKPCLHLHRGMLAASEKLVTFLEKHYVRRLHIAASRESKEPGLEGWVAMTLDKAKRLIDERSAGL